One Desulforhopalus sp. DNA segment encodes these proteins:
- a CDS encoding four helix bundle protein, giving the protein MSSFQRFEDIEAWQKARELTKAIYAMSNDGQFARDFGLRDQIRRASVSIMSNIAEGFGRGGNKEFIQFLSTAKGSASEVQAQLYVALDAGYINQDQFQKLYSETEATARMIAGLLRYLQNSDFKGAKYK; this is encoded by the coding sequence ATGAGCAGCTTTCAGCGATTCGAGGACATAGAAGCCTGGCAAAAGGCCCGGGAACTGACAAAGGCAATTTACGCCATGTCAAACGACGGCCAGTTTGCTCGTGATTTCGGCCTGCGCGACCAAATTCGCCGCGCTTCGGTCTCAATCATGTCCAACATCGCTGAAGGTTTCGGCAGAGGCGGTAACAAGGAGTTCATCCAGTTCTTATCCACCGCCAAAGGCTCAGCATCCGAAGTGCAAGCCCAACTCTACGTCGCCCTCGACGCTGGCTACATAAACCAAGATCAATTCCAAAAACTCTATTCGGAAACCGAAGCAACGGCGCGGATGATCGCTGGACTGTTGCGGTATTTACAGAACAGCGACTTCAAGGGAGCCAAGTACAAATGA